A section of the Drosophila subobscura isolate 14011-0131.10 chromosome A, UCBerk_Dsub_1.0, whole genome shotgun sequence genome encodes:
- the LOC117902988 gene encoding cytosolic carboxypeptidase Nna1 isoform X1, whose amino-acid sequence MDFVGGGGRVQFLQAQLFPVCTLTASSGGFLGSFLSKGLKTNQLVVNTDEKTLRPVARLKEPRDLFALPKDKDNDCSQQAPRWPVECQVIEERITHIPYVPAQPEPLNAPTGNELKPRPVGEENGIVVFSYSPISAVNYAKPRAKKEEESSDESDYSSDSRNDSTPPSRSTPVRQPAGSRGGKLNSVSKMINSLDNRSTSASLDEDIDFDDEYDYDTSGAGCGFSGEAREKAIIKDLIEEKKRRYMNAAASAEEKQQHQQQQQPTAGASAGHNSQTGSRSESKPKSTSTEKSNAISEIDDIWKNNTSEYKPASPRYILSQFGKKVTKPMIDRLVDQGDDKHLTTGTASGNQKVASSSKYAISPIKLPKKNIARLEVAFERSARPVSPNSNIVTNSEMKHSFDSDKESITTTTESADTTSWHSCRLAGGADTMPLSPAGSETVSETETLVGEESKSKMRLASVGQQSKMKCPRARHCTVPYTHAQTLAAAANRAARAHRDAEPRLMGEGGTGTGTGAGTGTGTSTGTGTTTSNLNACSLSIDSSFQSQESTTNQETNNSSQSFLSSSNPLPQEQFSRSAVGGAKFVTNCHPMNPEEYDGLEFESRFESGNLAKAVQITPTYYELYLRPDLYTSRSKQWFYFRVRRTRRKMLYRFSIVNLVKSDSLYNDGMQPVMYSTLGAKEKSQGWRRCGDNICYYRNDDERSTSNNANEEDEDNSTYTLTFTIEFEHDEDAVYFAHSYPYTYSDLQDYLMEIQRHPVKSKFCKLRLLCRTLAGNNVYYLTVTAPSSNEENMRRKKSIVVSARVHPSETPASWMMKGLMDFITGDTTVAKRLRHKFIFKLVPMLNPDGVIVGNTRNSLTGKDLNRQYRTVIRETYPSIWYTKAMIRRLIEECGVAMYCDMHAHSRKHNIFIYGCENKRNPEKKLTEQVFPLMLHKNSADRFSFESCKFKIQRSKEGTGRIVVWMLGITNSYTIEASFGGSSLGSRKGTHFNTQDYEHMGRAFCETLLDYCDENPNKVKRHAKLFKQIKKIRKREKREQKALKLQKMADQILNLLKQQDRLRSKIIERLMREGSSADEPLNIPLSDYSSDEGNCSSSSDNEGKHSITASDLEGPCCAPTRAPPSSPEVIHEIRKFRLRRMRKVMHELDRIYFTPMFQRKFKAINTLKRRRHKLGATKTPSTVVAKRLKGGGSGPESSNTTANANATSMAEQTKKPMGKESADSIGSSSQESQENDSAETTKKPAARGARSTAGPSQASGSSKQKAKKKKYLPTEKKKPQANHKLHVNRNFRLWLANRKIFICRRRKSMQTRRTRVRNKAPKKRGEVVRTTLDLPTTDPGSDLHFSTDDEEHSPTIGPSGYGAVAPLRHTLLQSELQRRYIEEIGDTVVQKPKPAHMPPELIVTTPSKSNTPGGGAKLDFYKLTPRTAPELDGGAQRGMYKQQGGSVGGATSTSARRTYSWHNLDQEAAISSTKQAAASFYMHESKAAMKIKPPPRRNVPSNFIPQRNVTNTSSADDLQLKLSLKKKIWTGAHGEPDGRPLCWFKGHMNQTHQSQAQVQAQTNAMASAASAVRSAGGGGGGGGGGGGTASRTVFTAASGKEAAAGMATGAAAAAAAPPTRKPRKLEQVDLFTACSQKLIMWQQQEEHKKMQPQRLIRVEEQQREMMRSFKPMQLGKKQSLTGRTMAGLGPDASSAGLKVKRKSSSMMKIAETTQLVTRFARTRGSSGSSALQQQQQQMQQQHASQGQRMMYKNQSMANTGSGRHYSAGMINPQHGHRAPSKFKTGGLVVTAVQQPGMALGSSNSSRRMRNAAGLPVKAGQGHAALGAAANGSSSSGNGNGNGNGLLQYQRNSAANIQINKSSTTGISLDTVNLVRKVKTKLKKRKSRALANGAAK is encoded by the exons GCTTTCTTGGCAGTTTTTTATCAAAGGGCCTGAAGACCAATCAATTGGTTGTGAATACGGATGAGAAAACCCTGCGACCCGTTGCACGACTGAAGGAACCGCGCGATCTTTTCGCCCTGCCGAAGGACAAGGACAATGACTGCTCACAGCAGGCCCCCAGATGGCCGGTGGAGTGTCAG GTCATCGAGGAGCGCATCACACACATTCCCTATGTGCCGGCCCAGCCCGAGCCGCTCAATGCACCGACTGGCAACGAGCTGAAGCCACGGCCCGTGGGCGAGGAGAATGGAATTGTTGTGTTCAGCTACAGTCCCATCAGTGCGGTCAATTAT GCAAAGCCCAGggccaagaaggaggaggagtcgagCGATGAGTCGGACTACTCATCGGACTCCAGGAACGACTCAACGCCGCCAAGTCGATCGACGCCAGTGCGGCAGCCGGCCGGGAGTCGCGGTGGCAAGCTGAACAGCGTCTCCAAGATGATCAACAGCCTGGACAATCGCTCGACCAGCGCCTCCCTGGACGAAGACATTGATTTCGATGATGAGTATGACTACGACACGAGTGGCGCTGGCTGCGGCTTCAGTGGCGAGGCTCGGGAAAAAGCCATCATCAAGGATCTCATCGAGGAGAAGAAGCGGCGCTACATGAATGCCGCTGCCAGCGCAgaggagaagcaacagcaccagcaacagcaacaacccaCTGCCGGGGCAAGTGCTGGCCACAACAGCCAGACGGGCAGCCGATCGGAGAGCAAGCCCAAGAGCACGTCGACGGAGAAGAGCAACGCCATCAGCGAGATCGATGACATCTGGAAGAACAACACCAGCGAGTACAAGCCCGCCTCGCCGCGCTACATCCTCAGCCAGTTTGGGAAGAAGGTGACCAAGCCCATGATCGATCGCCTGGTGGATCAAGGCGATGACAAACACCTGACAACGGGCACGGCCAGCGGCAACCAAAAGGTAGCGTCGTCGAGCAAGTATGCCATTTCCCCGATCAAGTTGCCCAAGAAGAACATTGCTCGCCTGGAGGTGGCCTTTGAGCGCAGTGCTCGTCCCGTTTCACCCAACTCGAACATAGTTACAAATTCAGAGATGAAGCATAGCTTCGATTCCGATAAGGAAtccatcaccaccaccaccgaaTCAGCAGACACAACATCGTGGCATTCATGTCGACTTGCTGGCGGTGCCGACACCATGCCACTGTCTCCTGCTGGCTCGGAAACTGTCTCCGAAACGGAAACTTTGGTGGGGgaggagagcaagagcaaaatGAGGCTAGCAT CTGTGGGGCAGCAGAGCAAGATGAAGTGCCCAAGAGCGAGGCACTGCACGGTGCCATATACGCATGCGCAAACCCTTGCCGCAGCAGCCAATAGGGCAGCACGGGCCCATCGTGATGCAGAGCCAAGGCTCATGGGTGAAGGGGGAACGggtactgggactggggctgggactgggactgggactagcactggcactggcacaacCACGAGTAACCTTAATGCTTGTAGCCTGAGCATAGATTCATCGTTCCAGAGTCAAGAATCAACGACTAATCAGGAGACGAACAACTCGTCTCAATCGTTTTTATCCTCTTCTAATCCCTTGCCACAAGAACAGTTCAGCCGTTCGGCGGTGGGCGGTGCCAAATTCGTCACAAACTGCCATCCCATGAATCCCGAGGAGTACGATGGCCTCGAGTTTGAGTCGCGCTTCGAGAGCGGCAACCTGGCCAAAGCGGTACAGATCACGCCCACCTACTATGAGCTGTATCTGCGTCCCGATCTCTACACGAGCCGCTCCAAGCAGTGGTTCTACTTTCGCGTGCGACGCACACGCCGCAAGATGCTCTATCGCTTCTCGATTGTGAATCTCGTGAAGTCCGACAGCCTCTACAACGATGGCATGCAGCCGGTCATGTACTCCACACTAGGGGCCAAGGAGAAGAGCCAGGGCTGGCGGCGTTGCGGTGATAATATCTGCTATTATCGGAACGATGATGA AAGAAGTACCAGCAATAATGCCAACGAGGAGGATGAAGACAACTCCACGTATACGCTCACTTTCACCATTGAGTTTGAGCACGATGAGGATGCGGTTTACTTTGCCCACAGCTATCCTTACACGTACAGTGATCTGCAGGACTATCTCATGGAGATCCAGCGGCACCCGGTCAAGTCAAAGTTCTGTAAATTGCGTCTACTCTGCCGCACATTGGCGGGGAATAATGTCTACTATCTGACGGTGACGGCGCCCTCCagcaatgaagaaaatatgcgG CGTAAGAAATCAATTGTGGTATCGGCACGTGTCCATCCAAGCGAAACGCCCGCCTCATGGATGATGAAGGGACTGATGGACTTCATCACTGGCGACACAACAGTGGCCAAGCGGCTGCGCCACAAGTTCATCTTCAAGCTGGTGCCAATGCTGAATCCAGATGGTGTGATTGTGGGCAACACGCGCAACTCGCTGACCGGCAAGGATCTGAATCGGCAATACCGCACGGTTATCCGTGAGACATATCCGTCCATTTGGTATACAAAAGCCATGATTAGAAG ACTGATTGAAGAGTGCGGCGTGGCCATGTACTGTGATATGCACGCGCACTCACGCAAACACAACATATTCATTTATGGCTGTGAGAACAAGCGAAATCCGGAGAAGAAGCTCACCGAGCAGGTGTTCCCCTTGATGCTACACAAGAACAGTGCGGATCGG TTCTCGTTTGAGAGCTGCAAATTCAAGATACAACGCAGCAAAGAGGGCACTGGTCGTATTGTCGTCTGGATGTTGGGCATCACCAATAGCTACACAATTGAGGCATCCTTTGGTGGCTCCTCGCTGGGCTCACGCAAGGGTACGCACTTCAATACGCAG GATTATGAACACATGGGACGTGCATTTTGTGAGACACTTTTGGACTATTGCGATGAGAATCCAAACAAAGTAAAGCGCCATGCAAAGTTATTTAAGCAAATCAAAAAGATAAGAAAACGCGAGAAACGCGAACAGAAAGCATTGAAATTACAGAAAATGGCCGATCAG ATTTTAAATTTACTCAAACAACAGGACAGGCTGCGATCCAAAATCATCGAAAGACTGATGAGAGAAGGCTCCAGTGCAGACGAGCCATTGAATATACCATTATCGGATTACTCCAG cgaCGAGGGCAACTGCAGTTCCAGCTCGGACAACGAGGGCAAGCACTCAATCACGGCCTCCGATCTGGAGGGACCCTGCTGTGCACCCACACGTGCCCCGCCCAGTTCCCCCGAGGTCATACATGAGATACGAAAG TTCCGCCTGCGGCGCATGAGGAAAGTGATGCACGAGCTGGATCGCATCTACTTTACGCCGATGTTCCAGCGCAAGTTCAAGGCAATCAACACACTGAAGCGACGTCGCCACAAGCTGGGCGCCACCAAGACACCGTCGACCGTCGTGGCCAAGCGACTGAAAGGTGGTGGCAGTGGTCCAgagagcagcaacaccactgccaacgccaacgccacaTCGATGGCTGAGCAGACGAAGAAGCCCATGGGAAAGGAAAGCGCTGACAGCATTGGTTCGAGCTCGCAGGAGTCGCAGGAGAATGACTCGGCAGAGACAACAAAGAAGCCAGCGGCGCGAGGGGCACGAAGCACGGCCGGCCCCAGTCAGGCCAGTGGGTCGTCCAAGCagaaagccaaaaagaaaaagtatttGCCCACGGAGAAGAAGAAGCCCCAAGCGAATCACAAGCTGCATGTGAATCGCAATTTTCGCCTGTGGCTGGCCAATCGCAAGATCTTCATATGTCGCCGTAGAAAG TCCATGCAGACGCGGCGCACTCGTGTGCGCAACAAGGCGCCCAAGAAGCGCGGCGAGGTGGTGCGCACCACACTGGATCTGCCCACCACCGATCCCGGCTCCGATCTGCACTTCTCCACCGACGACGAAGAGCACTCGCCCACCATCGGGCCGAGTGGCTACGGTGCCGTGGCACCACTGCGGCACACCCTGCTCCAGAGCGAGCTGCAGCGGCGCTACATTGAGGAAATCGGCGACACGGTGGTGCAGAAGCCAAAGCCCGCCCACATGCCACCGGAGCTGATTGTGACAACGCCCTCGAAGAGCAACACACCGGGCGGTGGGGCCAAGCTCGACTTTTACAAGCTGACGCCGCGCACAGCGCCCGAACTGGATGGCGGAGCCCAAAGGGGCATGTACAAGCAGCAGGGCGGCAGCGTGGGGGGCGCAACATCCACGTCGGCCCGGCGCACCTACTCGTGGCACAATCTCGACCAGGAGGCAGCCATTTCCTCGACCAAGCAGGCAGCCGCCAGCTTCTATATGCACGAGAGCAAGGCAGCGATGAAGATAAAGCCTCCGCCACGAAG GAATGTTCCCAGCAACTTCATACCGCAGCGGAATGTGACGAACACATCCTCGGCGGATGatctgcagctgaagctgtcGCTGAAGAAGAAAATCTGGACGGGTGCCCATGGGGAGCCCGACGGACGACCGCTGTGCTGGTTCAAGGGTCACATGAACCAGACGCACCAGTCACAGGCTCAGGTGCAGGCGCAGACCAATGCCATGGCCAGTGCAGCCAGTGCCGTACGcagtgcaggaggaggaggaggaggaggaggaggaggaggtggcacAGCAAGCCGCACCGTGTTCACTGCTGCCAGTGGCAAAGAAGCGGCTGCAGGCAtggcaacaggagcagcagcagcagcagcagcaccgcctaCACGCAAGCCCAGGAAGCTCGAGCAAGTGGATTTGTTCAC CGCCTGCTCCCAGAAGCTCatcatgtggcagcagcaggaggagcacaagAAAATGCAGCCGCAGCGCCTGATACGCGTTGAGGAGCAACAGCGTGAGATGATGCGCTCCTTCAAGCCCATGCAGCTGGGCAAGAAGCAATCACTGACGGGCAGAACCATGGCCGGGCTGGGCCCCGATGCCAGCAGTGCTGGACTGAAGGTCAAACGTAAATCGAGCAGCATGATGAAGATTGCCGAGACCACACAGCTGGTCACACGCTTTGCACGCACACGCGGCAGTTCCGGCAGCTCggcactccagcagcagcagcagcagatgcagcagcagcacgcgtCTCAGGGCCAGCGTATGATGTACAAGAATCAGTCGATGGCCAACACGGGCAGCGGACGCCATTACTCCGCTGGCATGATCAATCCACAGCATGGACACCGCGCTCCCAGCAAGTTCAAGACGGGCGGACTGGTGGTCACTGCCGTCCAGCAGCCGGGCATGGcacttggcagcagcaacagctctcGACGGATGCGCAATGCAGCCGGACTGCCGGTGAAGGCCGGCCAGGGACACGCAGCactcggagcagcagcaaacggcagcagcagcagcggcaatggcaatggcaatggcaacggttTGCTGCAGTACCAGCGGAACAGTGCCGCCAACATACAAATCAACAAATCCTCAACGACGGGCATCAGCCTGGACACGGTCAATCTGGTGCGCAAGGTGAAGACCAAGCTGAAGAAGCGCAAGTCCCGCGCTCTGGCCAATGGAGCTGCCAAGTAG
- the LOC117902988 gene encoding cytosolic carboxypeptidase Nna1 isoform X2 — protein MDFVGGGGRVQFLQAQLFPVCTLTASSGGFLGSFLSKGLKTNQLVVNTDEKTLRPVARLKEPRDLFALPKDKDNDCSQQAPRWPVECQVIEERITHIPYVPAQPEPLNAPTGNELKPRPVGEENGIVVFSYSPISAVNYAKPRAKKEEESSDESDYSSDSRNDSTPPSRSTPVRQPAGSRGGKLNSVSKMINSLDNRSTSASLDEDIDFDDEYDYDTSGAGCGFSGEAREKAIIKDLIEEKKRRYMNAAASAEEKQQHQQQQQPTAGASAGHNSQTGSRSESKPKSTSTEKSNAISEIDDIWKNNTSEYKPASPRYILSQFGKKVTKPMIDRLVDQGDDKHLTTGTASGNQKVASSSKYAISPIKLPKKNIARLEVAFERSARPVSPNSNIVTNSEMKHSFDSDKESITTTTESADTTSWHSCRLAGGADTMPLSPAGSETVSETETLVGEESKSKMRLASVGQQSKMKCPRARHCTVPYTHAQTLAAAANRAARAHRDAEPRLMGEGGTGTGTGAGTGTGTSTGTGTTTSNLNACSLSIDSSFQSQESTTNQETNNSSQSFLSSSNPLPQEQFSRSAVGGAKFVTNCHPMNPEEYDGLEFESRFESGNLAKAVQITPTYYELYLRPDLYTSRSKQWFYFRVRRTRRKMLYRFSIVNLVKSDSLYNDGMQPVMYSTLGAKEKSQGWRRCGDNICYYRNDDESTSNNANEEDEDNSTYTLTFTIEFEHDEDAVYFAHSYPYTYSDLQDYLMEIQRHPVKSKFCKLRLLCRTLAGNNVYYLTVTAPSSNEENMRRKKSIVVSARVHPSETPASWMMKGLMDFITGDTTVAKRLRHKFIFKLVPMLNPDGVIVGNTRNSLTGKDLNRQYRTVIRETYPSIWYTKAMIRRLIEECGVAMYCDMHAHSRKHNIFIYGCENKRNPEKKLTEQVFPLMLHKNSADRFSFESCKFKIQRSKEGTGRIVVWMLGITNSYTIEASFGGSSLGSRKGTHFNTQDYEHMGRAFCETLLDYCDENPNKILNLLKQQDRLRSKIIERLMREGSSADEPLNIPLSDYSSDEGNCSSSSDNEGKHSITASDLEGPCCAPTRAPPSSPEVIHEIRKTRRTRVRNKAPKKRGEVVRTTLDLPTTDPGSDLHFSTDDEEHSPTIGPSGYGAVAPLRHTLLQSELQRRYIEEIGDTVVQKPKPAHMPPELIVTTPSKSNTPGGGAKLDFYKLTPRTAPELDGGAQRGMYKQQGGSVGGATSTSARRTYSWHNLDQEAAISSTKQAAASFYMHESKAAMKIKPPPRRNVPSNFIPQRNVTNTSSADDLQLKLSLKKKIWTGAHGEPDGRPLCWFKGHMNQTHQSQAQVQAQTNAMASAASAVRSAGGGGGGGGGGGGTASRTVFTAASGKEAAAGMATGAAAAAAAPPTRKPRKLEQVDLFTACSQKLIMWQQQEEHKKMQPQRLIRVEEQQREMMRSFKPMQLGKKQSLTGRTMAGLGPDASSAGLKVKRKSSSMMKIAETTQLVTRFARTRGSSGSSALQQQQQQMQQQHASQGQRMMYKNQSMANTGSGRHYSAGMINPQHGHRAPSKFKTGGLVVTAVQQPGMALGSSNSSRRMRNAAGLPVKAGQGHAALGAAANGSSSSGNGNGNGNGLLQYQRNSAANIQINKSSTTGISLDTVNLVRKVKTKLKKRKSRALANGAAK, from the exons GCTTTCTTGGCAGTTTTTTATCAAAGGGCCTGAAGACCAATCAATTGGTTGTGAATACGGATGAGAAAACCCTGCGACCCGTTGCACGACTGAAGGAACCGCGCGATCTTTTCGCCCTGCCGAAGGACAAGGACAATGACTGCTCACAGCAGGCCCCCAGATGGCCGGTGGAGTGTCAG GTCATCGAGGAGCGCATCACACACATTCCCTATGTGCCGGCCCAGCCCGAGCCGCTCAATGCACCGACTGGCAACGAGCTGAAGCCACGGCCCGTGGGCGAGGAGAATGGAATTGTTGTGTTCAGCTACAGTCCCATCAGTGCGGTCAATTAT GCAAAGCCCAGggccaagaaggaggaggagtcgagCGATGAGTCGGACTACTCATCGGACTCCAGGAACGACTCAACGCCGCCAAGTCGATCGACGCCAGTGCGGCAGCCGGCCGGGAGTCGCGGTGGCAAGCTGAACAGCGTCTCCAAGATGATCAACAGCCTGGACAATCGCTCGACCAGCGCCTCCCTGGACGAAGACATTGATTTCGATGATGAGTATGACTACGACACGAGTGGCGCTGGCTGCGGCTTCAGTGGCGAGGCTCGGGAAAAAGCCATCATCAAGGATCTCATCGAGGAGAAGAAGCGGCGCTACATGAATGCCGCTGCCAGCGCAgaggagaagcaacagcaccagcaacagcaacaacccaCTGCCGGGGCAAGTGCTGGCCACAACAGCCAGACGGGCAGCCGATCGGAGAGCAAGCCCAAGAGCACGTCGACGGAGAAGAGCAACGCCATCAGCGAGATCGATGACATCTGGAAGAACAACACCAGCGAGTACAAGCCCGCCTCGCCGCGCTACATCCTCAGCCAGTTTGGGAAGAAGGTGACCAAGCCCATGATCGATCGCCTGGTGGATCAAGGCGATGACAAACACCTGACAACGGGCACGGCCAGCGGCAACCAAAAGGTAGCGTCGTCGAGCAAGTATGCCATTTCCCCGATCAAGTTGCCCAAGAAGAACATTGCTCGCCTGGAGGTGGCCTTTGAGCGCAGTGCTCGTCCCGTTTCACCCAACTCGAACATAGTTACAAATTCAGAGATGAAGCATAGCTTCGATTCCGATAAGGAAtccatcaccaccaccaccgaaTCAGCAGACACAACATCGTGGCATTCATGTCGACTTGCTGGCGGTGCCGACACCATGCCACTGTCTCCTGCTGGCTCGGAAACTGTCTCCGAAACGGAAACTTTGGTGGGGgaggagagcaagagcaaaatGAGGCTAGCAT CTGTGGGGCAGCAGAGCAAGATGAAGTGCCCAAGAGCGAGGCACTGCACGGTGCCATATACGCATGCGCAAACCCTTGCCGCAGCAGCCAATAGGGCAGCACGGGCCCATCGTGATGCAGAGCCAAGGCTCATGGGTGAAGGGGGAACGggtactgggactggggctgggactgggactgggactagcactggcactggcacaacCACGAGTAACCTTAATGCTTGTAGCCTGAGCATAGATTCATCGTTCCAGAGTCAAGAATCAACGACTAATCAGGAGACGAACAACTCGTCTCAATCGTTTTTATCCTCTTCTAATCCCTTGCCACAAGAACAGTTCAGCCGTTCGGCGGTGGGCGGTGCCAAATTCGTCACAAACTGCCATCCCATGAATCCCGAGGAGTACGATGGCCTCGAGTTTGAGTCGCGCTTCGAGAGCGGCAACCTGGCCAAAGCGGTACAGATCACGCCCACCTACTATGAGCTGTATCTGCGTCCCGATCTCTACACGAGCCGCTCCAAGCAGTGGTTCTACTTTCGCGTGCGACGCACACGCCGCAAGATGCTCTATCGCTTCTCGATTGTGAATCTCGTGAAGTCCGACAGCCTCTACAACGATGGCATGCAGCCGGTCATGTACTCCACACTAGGGGCCAAGGAGAAGAGCCAGGGCTGGCGGCGTTGCGGTGATAATATCTGCTATTATCGGAACGATGATGA AAGTACCAGCAATAATGCCAACGAGGAGGATGAAGACAACTCCACGTATACGCTCACTTTCACCATTGAGTTTGAGCACGATGAGGATGCGGTTTACTTTGCCCACAGCTATCCTTACACGTACAGTGATCTGCAGGACTATCTCATGGAGATCCAGCGGCACCCGGTCAAGTCAAAGTTCTGTAAATTGCGTCTACTCTGCCGCACATTGGCGGGGAATAATGTCTACTATCTGACGGTGACGGCGCCCTCCagcaatgaagaaaatatgcgG CGTAAGAAATCAATTGTGGTATCGGCACGTGTCCATCCAAGCGAAACGCCCGCCTCATGGATGATGAAGGGACTGATGGACTTCATCACTGGCGACACAACAGTGGCCAAGCGGCTGCGCCACAAGTTCATCTTCAAGCTGGTGCCAATGCTGAATCCAGATGGTGTGATTGTGGGCAACACGCGCAACTCGCTGACCGGCAAGGATCTGAATCGGCAATACCGCACGGTTATCCGTGAGACATATCCGTCCATTTGGTATACAAAAGCCATGATTAGAAG ACTGATTGAAGAGTGCGGCGTGGCCATGTACTGTGATATGCACGCGCACTCACGCAAACACAACATATTCATTTATGGCTGTGAGAACAAGCGAAATCCGGAGAAGAAGCTCACCGAGCAGGTGTTCCCCTTGATGCTACACAAGAACAGTGCGGATCGG TTCTCGTTTGAGAGCTGCAAATTCAAGATACAACGCAGCAAAGAGGGCACTGGTCGTATTGTCGTCTGGATGTTGGGCATCACCAATAGCTACACAATTGAGGCATCCTTTGGTGGCTCCTCGCTGGGCTCACGCAAGGGTACGCACTTCAATACGCAG GATTATGAACACATGGGACGTGCATTTTGTGAGACACTTTTGGACTATTGCGATGAGAATCCAAACAAA ATTTTAAATTTACTCAAACAACAGGACAGGCTGCGATCCAAAATCATCGAAAGACTGATGAGAGAAGGCTCCAGTGCAGACGAGCCATTGAATATACCATTATCGGATTACTCCAG cgaCGAGGGCAACTGCAGTTCCAGCTCGGACAACGAGGGCAAGCACTCAATCACGGCCTCCGATCTGGAGGGACCCTGCTGTGCACCCACACGTGCCCCGCCCAGTTCCCCCGAGGTCATACATGAGATACGAAAG ACGCGGCGCACTCGTGTGCGCAACAAGGCGCCCAAGAAGCGCGGCGAGGTGGTGCGCACCACACTGGATCTGCCCACCACCGATCCCGGCTCCGATCTGCACTTCTCCACCGACGACGAAGAGCACTCGCCCACCATCGGGCCGAGTGGCTACGGTGCCGTGGCACCACTGCGGCACACCCTGCTCCAGAGCGAGCTGCAGCGGCGCTACATTGAGGAAATCGGCGACACGGTGGTGCAGAAGCCAAAGCCCGCCCACATGCCACCGGAGCTGATTGTGACAACGCCCTCGAAGAGCAACACACCGGGCGGTGGGGCCAAGCTCGACTTTTACAAGCTGACGCCGCGCACAGCGCCCGAACTGGATGGCGGAGCCCAAAGGGGCATGTACAAGCAGCAGGGCGGCAGCGTGGGGGGCGCAACATCCACGTCGGCCCGGCGCACCTACTCGTGGCACAATCTCGACCAGGAGGCAGCCATTTCCTCGACCAAGCAGGCAGCCGCCAGCTTCTATATGCACGAGAGCAAGGCAGCGATGAAGATAAAGCCTCCGCCACGAAG GAATGTTCCCAGCAACTTCATACCGCAGCGGAATGTGACGAACACATCCTCGGCGGATGatctgcagctgaagctgtcGCTGAAGAAGAAAATCTGGACGGGTGCCCATGGGGAGCCCGACGGACGACCGCTGTGCTGGTTCAAGGGTCACATGAACCAGACGCACCAGTCACAGGCTCAGGTGCAGGCGCAGACCAATGCCATGGCCAGTGCAGCCAGTGCCGTACGcagtgcaggaggaggaggaggaggaggaggaggaggaggtggcacAGCAAGCCGCACCGTGTTCACTGCTGCCAGTGGCAAAGAAGCGGCTGCAGGCAtggcaacaggagcagcagcagcagcagcagcaccgcctaCACGCAAGCCCAGGAAGCTCGAGCAAGTGGATTTGTTCAC CGCCTGCTCCCAGAAGCTCatcatgtggcagcagcaggaggagcacaagAAAATGCAGCCGCAGCGCCTGATACGCGTTGAGGAGCAACAGCGTGAGATGATGCGCTCCTTCAAGCCCATGCAGCTGGGCAAGAAGCAATCACTGACGGGCAGAACCATGGCCGGGCTGGGCCCCGATGCCAGCAGTGCTGGACTGAAGGTCAAACGTAAATCGAGCAGCATGATGAAGATTGCCGAGACCACACAGCTGGTCACACGCTTTGCACGCACACGCGGCAGTTCCGGCAGCTCggcactccagcagcagcagcagcagatgcagcagcagcacgcgtCTCAGGGCCAGCGTATGATGTACAAGAATCAGTCGATGGCCAACACGGGCAGCGGACGCCATTACTCCGCTGGCATGATCAATCCACAGCATGGACACCGCGCTCCCAGCAAGTTCAAGACGGGCGGACTGGTGGTCACTGCCGTCCAGCAGCCGGGCATGGcacttggcagcagcaacagctctcGACGGATGCGCAATGCAGCCGGACTGCCGGTGAAGGCCGGCCAGGGACACGCAGCactcggagcagcagcaaacggcagcagcagcagcggcaatggcaatggcaatggcaacggttTGCTGCAGTACCAGCGGAACAGTGCCGCCAACATACAAATCAACAAATCCTCAACGACGGGCATCAGCCTGGACACGGTCAATCTGGTGCGCAAGGTGAAGACCAAGCTGAAGAAGCGCAAGTCCCGCGCTCTGGCCAATGGAGCTGCCAAGTAG